From Erigeron canadensis isolate Cc75 chromosome 8, C_canadensis_v1, whole genome shotgun sequence, one genomic window encodes:
- the LOC122579903 gene encoding peroxidase 64-like, translating to MAIMSTLLTSLLILSLFSHGMSLSSNYYSKTCPNVESLIRKAVRDAATTDKKVPAALLRMHFHDCFIRGCDASVLLDSKGNNKAEKDGPPNVSLHAFYVIDNAKKAVESACPGIVSCADILALAARDSVVLSGGPSWDVPKGRKDGRTSKASETIQLPAPTFNISQLQQSFAQRGLSLNDLVALSGGHTLGFSHCSSFRNRIHNFNSTTGVDPSLQPSFAASLQSICPAKNNAKNAGVPMDPSSTSFDNTYYKLIFQQKALFSSDKALLDSPKTKNLAANFASSEDAFTKAFINSMIKMSSITGGQEIRKDCKVVN from the exons ATGGCCATCATGTCTACATTGTTAACTTCACTACTCATTCTCTCACTTTTCTCACATGGAATGTCACTAAGCTCGAATTATTATTCCAAAACATGCCCTAATGTAGAATCGCTTATCAGGAAAGCGGTGAGAGACGCAGCCACGACTGACAAAAAAGTCCCTGCAGCGTTGCTAAGGATGCACTTTCATGACTGTTTCATAAGG GGGTGTGATGCTTCTGTTTTGCTGGATTCCAAGGGTAACAACAAAGCTGAAAAAGACGGACCACCTAATGTTTCTTTGCATGCGTTTTATGTCATTGACAATGCTAAAAAAGCAGTTGAATCTGCATGCCCGGGAATAGTTTCGTGTGCAGACATATTAGCTTTGGCAGCAAGAGATTCAGTTGTGCTG TCAGGAGGGCCATCCTGGGATGTGCCTAAAGGAAGAAAAGATGGAAGAACATCAAAGGCCAGTGAAACCATACAACTCCCAGCTCCAACCTTCAACATATCTCAACTTCAACAAAGCTTCGCTCAAAGAGGCCTATCCCTAAACGACTTGGTGGCACTTTCAG GTGGGCATACCCTCGGTTTCTCCCATTGTTCATCATTCAGAAATAGAATCCACAACTTCAACTCCACCACTGGTGTTGACCCTTCACTGCAACCTTCATTTGCTGCAAGTCTACAGAGCATTTGCCCAGCCAAAAACAATGCAAAGAATGCAGGAGTTCCAATGGATCCCTCTTCTACAAGTTTCGATAATACATACTACAAACTTATCTTCCAACAAAAGGCTTTATTTTCTTCAGATAAAGCTTTGCTCGATtccccaaaaacaaaaaacctggCAGCTAATTTTGCAAGCTCAGAAGATGCATTCACAAAGGCATTTATAAATTCTATGATCAAGATGAGTAGTATTACGGGTGGTCAGGAGATCAGAAAAGACTGTAAGGTGGTAAACTAA